The Bacillota bacterium region TGTGACCCTGGCCGTAGCCCTCTCCGGTTCGGTTGACGCCTTCGTCGCCGAGATGAACAAGGAGGCCGCCGCCATGGGTCTGACGACGGCCAACTTCGCCGACCCGCACGGCCTGTCCCCGGACGACCGCATCTCGGCCCGGGACATGGCCCGCCTGGCCCGTCTGTACCTCAGGGACTTCCCCGAGGCCCTGACCTATCACTCGACCAAGGAGTTCACCTACGGGGCCGATGCTCTCGGCACGCCGGTCACCCAGCCGAACCGCAACCGCCTCCTGTGGGACTACCCGGGCGCCGACGGGATCAAGACCGGCCACACCGAGGAGGCCGGCAACAATCTGGTGGCCACGGCTAAACGTGGCCAGACCCGGCTGATCGCCGTCGTCTTCGGCGCCCCGGACGCGGTCGGGAGCATGACCGGCGAGGCCTATCGCCAAAGGGTCGCCACCTATCTGCTGGATTGGGGCTTCACCCAGTTGGTGGCGGCCAAGCCATTGCCGCCGCAGGGCGGCGAGGCGGTTCCCTCCTCGATGCTTGTCAACAAGGGGGCCGCCGGACACGTCGCCCTGACCACGACCGAGGGGACGACGGCCCTCGTCCCCAAGGGGCTCGAGGGCAAGGTCACCGCCAAGCCCTACTTCGACCGACCGTACCTGGTCGCTCCGGTCACCGCCGGGCAACCCGTCGGCACCCTGGTGATGACCCTCGGCGAGAAGGAACTTTACCGGACGACGATGATCACCGCCGAGGCCGTGCCGCGGGGCGGGCTGTTCCGGCGGGCATGGGACTCGGTGAGGCTGATCCTGAGGATGGGGCGGT contains the following coding sequences:
- a CDS encoding D-alanyl-D-alanine carboxypeptidase family protein codes for the protein MRRRRRAIIRRRARSVVPASTIRRTRRSRRSRPASRGRWRFRPGRLIVLLVILGLLAAIAVGGAKLIERALAGPRLAAPASTSLADFHGPLGSVVKGAILVDADSGQVLVQKDADQPWPLASVTKVMTMRVALKAIRDGKLSLDQQVLVPPEAAASNWPGSSLMFLKPGSRVKVRDLLYGMAVDSGNDACVTLAVALSGSVDAFVAEMNKEAAAMGLTTANFADPHGLSPDDRISARDMARLARLYLRDFPEALTYHSTKEFTYGADALGTPVTQPNRNRLLWDYPGADGIKTGHTEEAGNNLVATAKRGQTRLIAVVFGAPDAVGSMTGEAYRQRVATYLLDWGFTQLVAAKPLPPQGGEAVPSSMLVNKGAAGHVALTTTEGTTALVPKGLEGKVTAKPYFDRPYLVAPVTAGQPVGTLVMTLGEKELYRTTMITAEAVPRGGLFRRAWDSVRLILRMGR